CGCCGGGACTGGGCTTTGCCGCATGGACGCTCGCCGTATTCGGAAGCGATTACGAACGCTATTGGCAGGAACTCAAACCATCCGTACTGACGATGGCGTCCGGCTGGAGCAGCGGTTACGGTCTTTTCACAAAGGGGGAAGCGCCGCTCGTCGTAAGCTACGTGACGAGTCCCGCCTATCACGTCTATGCCGACAAAACGGACCGTTATCGGGCGCTCGTCTTTGACGAAGGGCACGTCGAACAGATCGAAGGCGCGGGTATCGTAAAAGGCGCGCCGAATGCGGAAGGTGCGAAAGCGTTTATCGCCTACCTCATCGGAAACGAAGCGCAAAACGCGATACCGCTCACGCAGTGGATGTACCCTGCAAATAAAACCGTCGTTCTTCCCGAATGCTATGCGCTCGCAACGCCTCCGGAATCGAAAACGCTTACATACGACGCGCTTGCAGTCGAAAAAGCCGTACCGCACATCATCGAAGCGCTCGGCAAATGACAAAGAGCCGCACCGGAAGCGTCGAATACGGAGTATGCATACTCGCTTCGGCGCTTTTCATTTTAATAATCGGAGCCTTTGCCGTCCCCCTCGCCGCTTCTTTTTCACCGCTCTTTGTAAAAACCGAAAGCGCGCGCATCGCAGGCGGGTATATAGCCCGTACGGCGCTCCGTACCCTCGCTATCGCGTTTTTTTCCACGCTGACGGCGGCGGCGGTCGGCATCGGCGCGGCTTTTTTTACCGCAAACAGAAGCTTTCCGGGAAAGCGCTTTATCCTTTCGCTTTCCGCCGTCCCGCTGTGTGTACCGTCGCTGATCATCGCGCTCGGCTTTGTCGCCGTATTCGGCATCAACGGTACGCTCAATTCAATTTTAATAAAAATCTTTCATTTGAAAAATGCGCCGCTCCCGTTCCTCTATTCGACGGCGGGCATCGTCATCGTACAGGGCTTTTACAATTTTCCGCTCGTCACCGCAGTCGTTTCATCTTCTTGGGAAGCCCTTTCGCTCGTAAAACGCGATGCCGCGCGCATGCTCGGAGCAAACGAGAGGCGCATCTTTTTTACCGTAACGCTGCACGAACTTTCCCCCGCGATAGCGGCAGCCTGCGTTCCCGTATTTCTCTACTGTTTTTTCAGCTTTATGATCGTACTCCTGTTCGGAAGCCCGGGTTCTTCGACGCTCGAAACGGAAATATACCGGGCCGCGCGCGCTTCCCTCGACTTCAGAACGGCGGCCGCTCTTGCGCTCATCGAAACGCTGTGCGCCATGACGGTACTCTTTATCTACGGCGCACGCAAAGGCGCTGCCCGAACGGAAACCCCTGAACGTACTGAAAAAAAAGACGCGCCTCCGATAGGCTGCGCGCCTTATGAAGAAAAGCGTACGAAAATAATCGAATACGCCTTTGCCGCAGTCATCGCCGTCCTCGTAGCGTTTTTTTTTCTCGCACCGCTTGCGGGGATAGCAGCAGGAGGATTTTCGGCAAAGGGCGGAATCCTATCGTTTATTAAAATTATAACTTCGAAAGGATTCAAAAGCGCGCTTTTCGGCACGTGTATGACCGCCCCCTGCACCGCCCTTTTATGCGTCGCTGCGGGATTCACGTACGCGGCATATATCCGCCTCCGCGATCCGCTCGGAAAATCCGAAATACTCAAAACGCTCCCCATGCTTCCGATGGCGCTTTCTTCGGTCGTCATGGGAGTCGGTATGACTATCGCCGTGCGCCGCGCTTCCATAGCGACGCTCGTTTTAGCCGAAACCGCCCTCGCGTGGCCGCTCGCGTTCCGGCAAATCTACGCATCGCTGTGCGCCGTACCGCAGGCGGCGATCGACGCAGGCCGCATGCTTTCACCGGTCGCACCCGACATGATATTCCGCATCATGATCCCGTCGGCAAAAAGAGGAATCGTTTCGGCATTCGGTTTTTGCTTTGCCGTAAGTATGGGAGACACCGCTCTTCCGCTCGTTCTTTCCGTACCGCGCTTCGACACTTTGTCGCTGTATACGTACCGGCTCGCGTCCGCATACCGATTTTCCGACGCGTGCATTTGCGGCACGATCCTCTGCGCTCTATGCGCTCTTGTCTTTGCATTAGGCAATAAAATCAATAATTTCGGATCGCTCTATGGATAATTATTTTTGCGCGGACAATCTCTATCGCGTATGGGATTCGGTTACCGTCGACTTTTCATTTACGGCGGCGAAGGGAACGATGACCGTCATCGTCGGAAAAAGCGGAAGCGGAAAGTCGACCGTACTCCGCCTCATCGCGGGACTCGAAGAGCCGAACAGGCGGAACGACGGAAAAGAATGCACCGTAAGGCTCGACGGAAAAACAATAACAAAGACCGCACCCGGAAAACGCGGGATCGGCATGGTCTTTCAAAGCCCCGCGCTTTTTTCGCATTTGACCGTTGCGGAAAACGTCGCATACGGACTTCGGAGCCGCGGTATGGGTAAAAAAGAAGCCGAAGCGGAAGCCGAAAAATATATTGCGGAATTCGCGCTCGCAGGCTTCGGAAAACGCATGTCCGAAACGCTTTCCGGCGGCGAAGCCCAGCGCGTATCGCTCGCGCGGACGCTCATCGTAAAGCCGCCCCTCGTCCTCTTCGACGAGCCGCTTTCATCGCTCGACGCGCCGCTTCGGAAAAAACTCGCATCCGATATCCGCAAAAGCCAAAAGAAAGAAGGCTTTACCGGCATCTTCGTTACGCACGACATAGCCGAAGCGAAAGCCGTCGCGGACACTGTTATCGTAATGGAAAACGGCAAAAAAAAATGGGAAGGAGCGCCCGAAGACTTTAACGAATCGATGCTCGGATAGCGGCAAGGGTTCCGAGCCGCATCGTAGCGATGCCGTCATCACCGTGTGAAACCCGCGTCAAGGGCGGCACACCAAGCGCAAACCCGTATCGAATGTCCAATAATCGGGACCTCGCCGAGTGCGGAACGCACAAGCCGCTTCTTTCGGGCCGTAACACAAACCGCCGCTGCGTAGAACGCGGCGGTCATCGGTACTTCCCGTCTCGCCCGCGTAATCGAGCGGTACCGGATCGGGAATACTATCGTCATCCTCATATCGGTCCCAACACCATTCGAATACGTTGCCGCTCATATCGCACGGAAATCAAGTTTTGCCCAAAAGCGGTAATAATGCTTGAGGATTCATAAGAGCACGGAACATAATACCGTTCAACGGCAGCTTCGATTGTGTCTCCCGCTTGTGTATGCGGATTATGTTAAGCGCACATTTGTGCAGCATATTGAGATTCTGCTGTATGTTCTTACTCTGCACCCTGCATCTGTCCTCGTCAAAATGTACATCCAACAGCCAATGCATCGTTTCTACCGACCATTCCTTTCTTGCATGATGGAGCAGCTCTTCCGCTCGTAACGCTTTGCTTGAAATATAATAATGCCATTCTTCCGTCACGCCTTTGCTCGTCTCAAATCGCGTATGAAGTGCTCCAATGCATTTGAGTTCCGGCCATATTCTGCCGCCCGGCTGCCATGAAACATCTGTACTCGTATACGCACTGCGCCTTTCCTTCCGACCATGTCCCTTTTCCGTTCGCGTGATGCTGTCCATCTTCGCTCTCAGCTTCGTATCCTGAACATACTCCGCGATATCGTTCATAAGTGCTTCCTGATTGCCCTTCGCGCTTAACAAATAATCCGCTTCCGCCCCAATTATCGCTTCGGCAGTCTCTATTTGACAGTTCATTGCGTCTGCAACCACCATACAGCCCTTAATTTCAAGCTCTTTTATCAATTCCGGTACAGCCGGAATCTCATTACTCTTTGATTCGACTGTTCTCTGGGCAAGTGTCAATCCCAATTCTCCGATCTGTGCACTGATGATATGCAAGGGATTGTCGTATTTTTTCATCTTTCCCGTTGAACGGATAGCTTTTCCGTCTATGGCTATCGTCAACGGCTGCTTCTTTTTCTTCTTGCTTTGTTCTTCCTCTTCCGTCTCAAGTTTTGCTGCAAGATCCGGTACAACCGAAGCAACCCATTGTTTCATACACTCATTCAATGATTCCGGACGTATGATTGCAAGCAGGCTTAACAGCCACCAATAGCACGGTATCCGTTTGATCCCGAAGGTTTCTTCCAGAAACTTTCTGACATGTTCGGTTGTTGCCCATTCGTGGATTTTCTTTACGCTTTGCAAATCGCACAGGCTTCCCAAAATCACGATGATAACCGCATCTTGTACGCTGCAAAAATACCCGTCGTATTCCCGTTCCGTCTCAAGCACTGCAAGTGCATCTTCTAATGTTTCCCACCTCATGCTCTTACTTTAGCATTTTATCGACTTTTTAAATAGGGGGCTTGAAAATTGATTTCCGTGCTCATATCGTACAGGCCGTAGCCGTTCGGCCGTTTCAATTTTACCTGATGCGTTTTACCGCCGGCTTCTCCGCCTTCCTGGTCTTCATCGTAAATATATCCGTACCACGCATAGTGTTTGAGCTGATCTTTGTTGCCGGTTCCCGCCCATTTGAAATCCTGTCCGCCCTTCGCCGCCCATTCCCATTCGGCTTCGGTCGGCAGGCGGAAACCTTTTTTGCTCATGTCCTGTTCGGGCATATACTTTGCGTACTCTCCCCTTTTCGGCGCATGATGGGGCGCATAAATGACGGAAGGCGAGCCTTTGAGATGATAGACGCATTCTCTATCCGATCCGTATACTCTTTTGGTGAGTTCGTTGCAAAACGCTATCGCATCGAACCAGTTCACTTCTTCTACCGGACGCTTGCTCTGCACTTCGCCGGAAGCGGCGGGCTTAATGGAGTTGCTCGGATTCGTTCCCATGACCGCCTGCCACAGCTCTTGCGTAACTTCGGTTTCTCCGATCATGTACGAGCGCAGATTCACTTTGTGCACCGGATTTGTCGTTTCCGAGTCATTCCCAACGCTGCCGTTTTTTACGGCGGCTATTTTGATCATCTTAAAGCTGATGCCGCCGACATCGCCTATGCCGGATGAGGCATCGAAATGCGGGGTATATGAATTCGTCGACGGATCGGCGCATGCGGTAAAAATGACAGCCGCAACTATGACTGCCGCCGAAATACAGTATCTTTTCCGTATAAAGCGCATAAATAACCTCCTCGATACGGTTGCGTTGTGGAAGCAAAGAGGGAAACTATTCACTTTATAAACAAAAATCCAAATAAGAAAGTAACTTTCATTATAACGGAAAAACGTTTTATACTTTCTCATGTTAATTGCAACGAGCACGGGATGCGCGTTTGCGTACCTCGGAAACCGATACATAAGGAGGTGAAAAAGACACTCAAAAGTTAAACCGCCCGGTTACACGCGCCGCTCTTCTTACGGTTTACCCGCGTCTTCCGGCGGTCATTCCGCCCGAAGCTTCCATAAACGCCTCCCGCTCTTTAGGGTTCTTAGGGCGGAGCCCTAAGCAGTGCGAGGAAGAAGGATGGGGTCGTAGGGGCAGGAAGAAACCCCTGCCCTGAACGGGGGTGTCGTCCTGCCCCTACAAGACGGAACTGACGCCGAGCCGAAAACACGCTATACTGTAAGCTATGAACGATAACGATTTCGATAAAGCGATTGCAAAACTGCAGCGCATGATAGACGAAAGCCGCTCCATCGTATTTTTCGGCGGAGCGGGCGTTTCGACGGAAAGCGGTATCCCCGACTTCAGAAGTACGGACGGTCTGTATCACCAACAATGGAACTATCCTCCCGAGCAGATGCTCAGCAGGAGTTTTTTCGACGCGAACCCCGCGGAGTTTTACCGCTTTTACCGCGAAAAGCTCATCGTCAAAGGCGTAAAGCCGAACGCGGCGCACAAAAAACTTGCGGAACTCGAAAAGGCGGGAAAGCTCACCGCCGTCGTTACGCAAAACATCGACGGACTGCATCAGGCGGCGGGAAGTAAAAACGTATTCGAACTGCACGGAAGCACGCTGCGCAATTACTGTATGAAATGCGGCGCTCCCTACGATATCGATTTTATCGCCGAAAGCGCGAACACTCCCGACGGCATACCGCACTGCACAAAGTGCGGCGGCATCGTTAAGCCCGATGTCGTGCTCTACGAAGAAGGTCTCGACGGAGCCTGCATCGAAGGCGCAGTCCGCGCGATACGGGATGCGGACATGCTCATCATCGGCGGCACCTCTCTCGTCGTCTACCCCGCGGCAAGTCTCGTAAACTATTACCGCGGAAACAAACTCGTCGTTATCAATAAAACCGCGACGGGAGGCGATGCGATCGCAACGCTCGTCATCCGTGATTCGATCGGAAAAGTGCTCGGCGCCGTAAAAACCGCATAAACGTCCGCCGCACTCGTATCGCTTACACGGAAAAGCACGCCGGTCGTTTTCAGTCCGCTTTCGATTTTACCGTTTTGGGCAAAAACACGATGCCGATAACGAGGACAAGCGCGAACGAAAGCCACGCGGCAATTATATTTTCCGAAAAACCGCCTGCGATAAAACCGATCGCCGAACAAAGCGCGATAAACACCGCGTACGGCATCTGGGTTGCAACGTGTTCGAGGTGCGGACAGCCCGCTCCCGTAGACGAAAGGATTGTCGTATCGGAAATGGGAGATGCGTGATCGCCGAATACGGCGCCTCCGACGACGGCAGCAATACAGATCATGCACGCGTTGACGAATGCCTCTTGCGGCAAGCCCTTCGCCTGCGCAAGTCCCGTCGCGATCGGCATGACAAGCGGAATCATAATGCCGAACGTGCCCCAGCTCGTGCCGGTCGCAAACGAAATGAGAGCCGAAAGCGCAAAGACGATGACGGGAATGAGTTCGAGCGGAAAGCGCTGCTTCACGACGATTTCCGAAAGGTAGACGCCGAGTCCGAGTCCTCCGTCCGACGGCGAAGATTTGATGATCGTTCCGATCGTCCACGCCATCGACAAAATGATCAGCGCCGGTATCATCGATTTGATGCCGTCACGGAGCGCTTCACCCGCTCCGCTCAAGTTCAACAATTTTCTTGCAATATAATAAATATACGTAGCGAAGATCGTAAAGATGATTGCATAAAAAAGCGCGACCGATGCGTCGGTATCTTTGAATGCGTCTCCGAGCGGGATCGTTTTCGCGGCATCGGCAAAGGACATAATCGATTTTCCGTCGACCGCGCTCATCCACGTCGTCACCGGAAAAAAGATCAGCGCCGTCGCAATGAGAACGATGATCGGAAAAAGCATGTCGGCAGGCTTTGCCGAATCGTTTACGGTGTTTTCGACTTCGCCCGCAACCGCTCCGTACTTTCTTTCATAAAAGAGTTTTCCCTGTGCCGCGCGCGCTTCGGAAGACTTCATCGGGCCGAAATCGCGTTTTGTTAAAATGATGACGAGTACGAAAACGAGCGTACCGAGCGCATACAGGTTGTACGGTATGGAGCGGATAAAAAATTCGAACGGCGTCATGTGCATCGCATCGAAGCCTTCCGCACCCTTTACGATCGACATGACGGTAACGACCCAGCTTGAAATCGGCGCGATGATGCACACGGGAGCGGCGGTCGAATCGAGCACGTAGGCAAGTTTTGCGCGCGCGACTTTCGTCTTATCGCAGATCGGGCGCATGATCGTACCGACGGTAAGCGAATTGAAATAATCGTCGATAAAAATTATCAATCCGAAGATAAACGACATGAGAAGCGATCCTTTGCCCGTCTTCAATTTCAGCGACGCCCATCTGCCGAAGGCGCCTGCAGCTCCCGTTTTCGAAAGCATACCGACAAGGCCTCCGAGGAGCGCGCAAAAAAGGAAAATGCGGATATTCCATCCGTCGGCGAGAGAAGCAGCGAGCGCATCGGTGAGATGCATGAGCGCAAGGGCGGGATTGCCCCCCGCGACGATAAGCGTGCCCGACAAAATGCCCAAAAAGAGCGATACGATCACGTCTTTGGTGACGAAGGCAAGCACGATTGTTAAAAGCGGGGGAATGATGCCCCACATACCGAAACTGGTCATTATGATCCTCCAACCGGATATGACAGAATGATCTATTTTAGCATATTCGCTTCTTTATGTCTTCCGTACGGATGTCCTCCGGCGCGTGCCGCGGACGCGGATGAACCGCACACCATCGTACGGATTTCCGCTATGCGTCGAGTTTCATATCCCCGTCGCGGATCAAAGCCCGGGCGCGGAGTACCGCATAAAAAACGTATGCGAGTACGGCAGGAAGAATCACATCGACTGCGATTATCTTTAGGATGATAAGAGGGGCGCTCTCCGCTCCCTGCATCGCTTGAAACGTCATAATCGGCCCGACAAGTCCGCTCGTCCCCATACCCGCTCCCGCAGGAAGCGTGCGCATCTTAAAGAGGCACGACGCTAGGGGGCCGGTGATCGCCGAAGCGAGAGTCGGCGGGATCCATATAAAAGGGTTTTTGCAGATGTTCGGAATCTGCAGCATAGACGTTCCGAGTCCCTGCGCGAAAAAACCGTTAAAGCCGTTGTCGCGGAAGCTGATGACGGCAAAGCCTATCATCTGCGCGCAGCAGCCGGCAGTCGCAGCTCCTCCCGCGATCCCCGTCATACCGAGTATGATCGCGATAGCCGCGGAGCTTATGGGCAGCGTCAAAATCATCCCCATGACGACCGAGAGCACAATGCCCATCCAAAACGGTTCGAGTTCGGTCGCCTTCTGTATGCCGCTTCCGAGAGCTGCCGATGCGGATGCAAGGGCGGGCCCGAAGAGCAATGCGGCGGCGCCGCCGGTAATAACCGTAACGGCGGGTACGACGACGATATCGATTTTAGTCTTTCCCGCGACGAGCCTTCCGCATTCGGCGCCGACTAAAGCCGCAGCGAAAGCTGAAAGCGGATCTCCCGGTCCCGCCAAAAGCACGCTTCCGTTTTCCGCGATAAAGGCCGCCTGCCCGGCGCTCAAATAGGCGGCGCATTTTACGGAATACGCACCGATCGTGCCGGTGAGGATGCTTCCGTACAAAGCAAGCTTCGGCGCACCGAGCGAATGCGCAACTCCGCACGCGATTCCGGCTCCGGTGAGTACGGTGAGCACCTGCCCCGTGAGCATAAAAAATCTTCCCGCATACACAAGAGATGCATAGACGCTCGCACCTCCTGCGCCCCCCGAACCGACTGCGGACGGAAAGAATCCGCCGATCTGCTTAATAATCAATCCGATGATGAGCGTGGAAAAAAGGCCGAGCGACATTCCGCCGAACGCATCGACTACATACCGTTTAAAGTACTTGTTCATAGAACACCTCGAGGAAAAATAATAATGTAGGTAGTTGATATACTTTGTCGATGCTGATACGCGGCGCGCCGTGGGCGCCGGTAATGCCGCCGCAAGGGATTCGGCTGTAGGCTATCACAAACGTAACATCTGCGCTGAAAAGTATAGCGCTTCTCCGCATGAACGGCAAGCGGCCATAATTGACATATCGCTTTTTTATCGTTATATTTAATCAAATTCGTTTTGGAGGAATGCTATGGCCGGAGCAAGTAAAAACTCCCGTACATCGGTTGCGACGCATAAATTCATGTGTCCCGACTGCGGCGGAGAAATCATAATGAAGACCATGTTCGAAAAAGGAAAAATCAAAAACGTCGCCGAATGCTCGAAGTGCAAACGGACGGAACGGCGGCCGAAAGATTTCAAATAATTCTTTTGTTCGACAATGCGAATAGTACATCAAGGAAGCTGTCCGAAAACCGAAGTTTTGGACAGCCTTTTTTTTATTTACCCGATTCAGCCGCAGTCCGCCACGCGTCGAGCTGCGCTTGTATGAGACGCGGCGCTTCTTCCAAAATCGCGTTTTGCGCTTCTTTCGTTTTCGGAGCGTCGTAGATTTTTACGATAGTCACTTTATAATTGCCGTTTTTCAAATTCGTCATAATCGTGCGGAGCCTGCCGATTTCCCAAACTCCGTCGAGAGCGCACACGACGACGGGAAGAGCAGTCGCTTCGGCGAGCTTTCGAAATCCCGCAGAATAAAATTTCCCGACGTTTCCGTTCCGCGTCCGCGAACCTTCCGGAAAAAGTACCGGAATCTGACCGCGATCAAGCACGCGCTTTGCAAAATCTTCGAGCGTTTTCATCGCCGTTACGGGGCTCGCCCGGCGAGGGATAAGACAGTGTTCCTGAGCGCGCAGCATTTCCGACACGAGCG
This Treponema socranskii subsp. buccale DNA region includes the following protein-coding sequences:
- a CDS encoding NAD-dependent protein deacylase; protein product: MNDNDFDKAIAKLQRMIDESRSIVFFGGAGVSTESGIPDFRSTDGLYHQQWNYPPEQMLSRSFFDANPAEFYRFYREKLIVKGVKPNAAHKKLAELEKAGKLTAVVTQNIDGLHQAAGSKNVFELHGSTLRNYCMKCGAPYDIDFIAESANTPDGIPHCTKCGGIVKPDVVLYEEGLDGACIEGAVRAIRDADMLIIGGTSLVVYPAASLVNYYRGNKLVVINKTATGGDAIATLVIRDSIGKVLGAVKTA
- a CDS encoding ISAs1 family transposase, coding for MRWETLEDALAVLETEREYDGYFCSVQDAVIIVILGSLCDLQSVKKIHEWATTEHVRKFLEETFGIKRIPCYWWLLSLLAIIRPESLNECMKQWVASVVPDLAAKLETEEEEQSKKKKKQPLTIAIDGKAIRSTGKMKKYDNPLHIISAQIGELGLTLAQRTVESKSNEIPAVPELIKELEIKGCMVVADAMNCQIETAEAIIGAEADYLLSAKGNQEALMNDIAEYVQDTKLRAKMDSITRTEKGHGRKERRSAYTSTDVSWQPGGRIWPELKCIGALHTRFETSKGVTEEWHYYISSKALRAEELLHHARKEWSVETMHWLLDVHFDEDRCRVQSKNIQQNLNMLHKCALNIIRIHKRETQSKLPLNGIMFRALMNPQALLPLLGKT
- a CDS encoding ABC transporter permease, translating into MTKSRTGSVEYGVCILASALFILIIGAFAVPLAASFSPLFVKTESARIAGGYIARTALRTLAIAFFSTLTAAAVGIGAAFFTANRSFPGKRFILSLSAVPLCVPSLIIALGFVAVFGINGTLNSILIKIFHLKNAPLPFLYSTAGIVIVQGFYNFPLVTAVVSSSWEALSLVKRDAARMLGANERRIFFTVTLHELSPAIAAACVPVFLYCFFSFMIVLLFGSPGSSTLETEIYRAARASLDFRTAAALALIETLCAMTVLFIYGARKGAARTETPERTEKKDAPPIGCAPYEEKRTKIIEYAFAAVIAVLVAFFFLAPLAGIAAGGFSAKGGILSFIKIITSKGFKSALFGTCMTAPCTALLCVAAGFTYAAYIRLRDPLGKSEILKTLPMLPMALSSVVMGVGMTIAVRRASIATLVLAETALAWPLAFRQIYASLCAVPQAAIDAGRMLSPVAPDMIFRIMIPSAKRGIVSAFGFCFAVSMGDTALPLVLSVPRFDTLSLYTYRLASAYRFSDACICGTILCALCALVFALGNKINNFGSLYG
- a CDS encoding lysophospholipid acyltransferase family protein — its product is MFGMVIPPSIFNVILYPISKKASAVFSDYIVRTVSPRLFSILSCYKHFRFIGDKRRFSELPPQFIVISNHQSLLDIPCYMNYFRDKSLRFVAKAELGRHIPLVSEMLRAQEHCLIPRRASPVTAMKTLEDFAKRVLDRGQIPVLFPEGSRTRNGNVGKFYSAGFRKLAEATALPVVVCALDGVWEIGRLRTIMTNLKNGNYKVTIVKIYDAPKTKEAQNAILEEAPRLIQAQLDAWRTAAESGK
- a CDS encoding SUMF1/EgtB/PvdO family nonheme iron enzyme; translation: MSGNVFEWCWDRYEDDDSIPDPVPLDYAGETGSTDDRRVLRSGGLCYGPKEAACAFRTRRGPDYWTFDTGLRLVCRP
- a CDS encoding Na+/H+ antiporter NhaC family protein; protein product: MTSFGMWGIIPPLLTIVLAFVTKDVIVSLFLGILSGTLIVAGGNPALALMHLTDALAASLADGWNIRIFLFCALLGGLVGMLSKTGAAGAFGRWASLKLKTGKGSLLMSFIFGLIIFIDDYFNSLTVGTIMRPICDKTKVARAKLAYVLDSTAAPVCIIAPISSWVVTVMSIVKGAEGFDAMHMTPFEFFIRSIPYNLYALGTLVFVLVIILTKRDFGPMKSSEARAAQGKLFYERKYGAVAGEVENTVNDSAKPADMLFPIIVLIATALIFFPVTTWMSAVDGKSIMSFADAAKTIPLGDAFKDTDASVALFYAIIFTIFATYIYYIARKLLNLSGAGEALRDGIKSMIPALIILSMAWTIGTIIKSSPSDGGLGLGVYLSEIVVKQRFPLELIPVIVFALSALISFATGTSWGTFGIMIPLVMPIATGLAQAKGLPQEAFVNACMICIAAVVGGAVFGDHASPISDTTILSSTGAGCPHLEHVATQMPYAVFIALCSAIGFIAGGFSENIIAAWLSFALVLVIGIVFLPKTVKSKAD
- a CDS encoding formylglycine-generating enzyme family protein, translating into MRFIRKRYCISAAVIVAAVIFTACADPSTNSYTPHFDASSGIGDVGGISFKMIKIAAVKNGSVGNDSETTNPVHKVNLRSYMIGETEVTQELWQAVMGTNPSNSIKPAASGEVQSKRPVEEVNWFDAIAFCNELTKRVYGSDRECVYHLKGSPSVIYAPHHAPKRGEYAKYMPEQDMSKKGFRLPTEAEWEWAAKGGQDFKWAGTGNKDQLKHYAWYGYIYDEDQEGGEAGGKTHQVKLKRPNGYGLYDMSTEINFQAPYLKSR
- a CDS encoding ABC transporter ATP-binding protein is translated as MDNYFCADNLYRVWDSVTVDFSFTAAKGTMTVIVGKSGSGKSTVLRLIAGLEEPNRRNDGKECTVRLDGKTITKTAPGKRGIGMVFQSPALFSHLTVAENVAYGLRSRGMGKKEAEAEAEKYIAEFALAGFGKRMSETLSGGEAQRVSLARTLIVKPPLVLFDEPLSSLDAPLRKKLASDIRKSQKKEGFTGIFVTHDIAEAKAVADTVIVMENGKKKWEGAPEDFNESMLG
- a CDS encoding PTS transporter subunit IIC, coding for MNKYFKRYVVDAFGGMSLGLFSTLIIGLIIKQIGGFFPSAVGSGGAGGASVYASLVYAGRFFMLTGQVLTVLTGAGIACGVAHSLGAPKLALYGSILTGTIGAYSVKCAAYLSAGQAAFIAENGSVLLAGPGDPLSAFAAALVGAECGRLVAGKTKIDIVVVPAVTVITGGAAALLFGPALASASAALGSGIQKATELEPFWMGIVLSVVMGMILTLPISSAAIAIILGMTGIAGGAATAGCCAQMIGFAVISFRDNGFNGFFAQGLGTSMLQIPNICKNPFIWIPPTLASAITGPLASCLFKMRTLPAGAGMGTSGLVGPIMTFQAMQGAESAPLIILKIIAVDVILPAVLAYVFYAVLRARALIRDGDMKLDA